The sequence GCATTACAAACAAAATTTTGAAAACATTTTAGAAAATAAGATTGTCAATATCTTAGCCCCTATTGTGGGGGGTAAAAACAAGGTGGTTGCAAGGGTCAATGCGGAGTTTGATTTCAGCCAAAAGAAAAGCACTAAAGAGACTTTTGATCCCAATAATGTCGTAAGGAGCGAGCAGAATTTAGAAGAAAAAAAAGAAGGCGCTCCTAAAAAACAAGTCGGCGGCGTGCCTGGGGTTGTGAGCAATATTGGGCCTGTGCAAGGATTGAAAGACAATAAAGAGCCAGAAAAATACGAAAAGTCTCAAAACACGACCAATTATGAAGTGGGTAAAACCATTAGCGAGATTAAGGGCGAGTTTGGCACTTTAGTGCGTTTGAATGCGGCGGTTGTGGTGGATGGCAGGTATAAAATCGCGCTTAAAGACGGGGCAAACGCTTTAGAATACGAGCCTTTGAGCGATGAATCGCTTAAAAAAATCAACGCTCTAGTGAAACAGGCCATTGGCTATAACCAAAATAGAGGCGATGATGTGGCGGTGAGTAATTTTGAGTTTAACCCTATGGCACCCCTGCTTGATAACGCTACTTTGAGCGAAAAAATCATGCACAAAACTCAAAAAATCTTAGGTTCATTCACGCCTTTAATCAAGTATATTTTAGTGTTTATAGTGCTATTTATTTTCTATAAAAAAGTGATTGTGCCTTTCAGCGAACGCATGCTGGAAGTAGTGCCTGATGAAGATAAGGAAGTGAAATCCATGTTTGAAGAGATGGATGAAGAAGAAGATGAATTGAACAAACTCGGCGATTTGAGGAAAAAAGTAGAAGATCAATTAGGGCTTAATGCAACCTTTAGCGAAGAAGAAGTAAGATACGAAATCATTTTAGAAAAGATTAGAGGGACCCTTAAAGAGCGCCCTGATGAAATCGCCACGCTCTTTAAACTCTTAATCAAAGATGAAATCTCTTCAGACAGCGCGAAAGGTTAAAAAAGGTTAAAAATGGCAACCAAGCTTACCCCCAAACAAAAGGCTCAATTAGACGAACTTTCCATGAGTGAAAAAATCGCTATTTTACTCATTCAAGTGGGCGAAGACACCACAGGCGAGATTTTAAGGCATTTAGACATTGACTCCATTACAGAGATTTCTAAGCAAATCGTGCAATTAAACGGCACAGACAAGCAAATCGGTGCGGCGGTTTTAGAGGAATTTTTTGCGATTTTTCAGTCTAACCAATACATCAATACCGGCGGTTTAGAATACGCTAGAGAGCTTTTAACCAGGACTTTAGGGAGCGAAGAAGCCAGAAAAGTGATGGACAAACTCACTAAAAGCTTGCAAACGCAAAAAAACTTCGCTTATTTAGGCAAAATCAAGCCCCAACAACTCGCTGATTTCATCATTAACGAACACCCTCAAACCATTGCCTTGATTTTAGCCCACATGGAAGCCCCTAATGCGGCTGAGACTTTGAGCTATTTCCCTGATGAAATGAAAGCGGAAATCTCCATTAGAATGGCGAATTTAGGCGAAATATCGCCCCAAGTGGTTAAAAGGGTTTCCACGGTGTTGGAAAACAAACTAGAATCGCTCACCAGTTATAAAATTGAAGTGGGCGGTTTGAGAGCGGTGGCTGAAATCTTTAACCGCTTAGGTCAAAAGAGCGCTAAAACCACGCTCGCTCGCATTGAAAGCGTGGATAACAAGCTCGCCGGCGCGATTAAAGAAATGATGTTCACTTTTGAAGACATAGCCAAACTAGACAATTTCGCTATCAGAGAGATTTTGAAAGTAGCGGATAAAAAAGACTTGTCTTTGGCACTAAAAACCTCCACCCAAGATTTAACCGATAAATTCTTAAACAACATGAGCAGCAGGGCTGCAGAGCAGTTTGTAGAAGAAATGCAATATTTAGGGGCAGTCAAAATCAAAGATGTGGATGTGGCCCAAAGGAAAATCATTGAAATCGTGCAGAGCTTGCAAGAAAAAGGCGTGATCCAAACCGGTGAAGAGGAAGATGTCATTGAATAGCCGTAAAAACTTGATCCAAAAAGACCATTTAAATAAGCATGACATTCAAAAATACGAATTTAAGAGCATGGTAAACTTACCCCCTAAAACCAATCCTAATGGCGCGTCTTTAGAAACGCCTAACCCACAAGAGCCTTTGGAAAAAAAAGCGATAGAAAACGATTTGATTGATTGCTTGTTGAAAAAAACCGATGAGCTTTCAAGCCATTTAGTGAAATTGCAAATGCAATTTGAAAAAGCCCAAGAAGAGAGCAAAGCTTTGATTGAAAACGCTAAAAACGACGGCTATAAAATCGGCTTTAAAGAGGGCGAAGAAAAAATGCGTAACGAGCTCACTCACAGCGTGAATGAAGAAAAGAACCAGCTTTTGCATGCGATCACGGCTTTAGATGAAAAAATGAAAAAATCACAAGATCATTTAATGGCTTTAGAAAAGGAGTTGAGCGCGATTGCGATAGATATAGCTAAAGAAGTGATCCTTAAGGAAGTGGAAGACAACAGCCAAAAAGTAGCCCTTGCTTTAGCTGAAGAGCTTTTAAAAAACGTTTTAGACGCAACGGATATTCATTTAAAAGTCAATCCTTTGGATTACCCTTATTTAAACGAGCGTTTGCAAAACGCTTCCAAAATCAAATTAGAGAGCAATGAGGCTATTTCTAAAGGAGGCGTTATGATCACTAGCTCTAATGGGAGTCTTGATGGGAATTTGATGGAGCGCTTTAAAACGCTCAAAGAAAGCGTGTTGGAAAATTTTAAGGTGTGATTTTGCAAAATAAAACTTTTGATTTAAACCCTAACGATATTGCAGGCTTGGAGTTGGTGTGCCAAACGCTACGGAATCGTATTTTAGAAGTGGTGAGCGCTAATGGGGGGCATTTAAGCTCTTCTTTAGGGGCTGTGGAGCTGATTGTGGGCATGCATGCCCTATTTGATTGCCAAAAAAACCCTTTTATTTTTGACACTTCGCACCAAGCTTACGCCCATAAGCTTTTAACCGGGCGTTTTGAAAGCTTTAGCACTTTAAGGCAGTTTCAAGGTTTGAGCGGTTTTACTAAACCCAGCGAGAGCGCATACGATTATTTCATCGCCGGGCATAGTTCCACTTCGGTGTCTATAGGCGTGGGGGTGGCTAAAGCTTTTTGTTTGAAACAAGTGCTAGGCATGCCTATCGCTTTACTAGGCGATGGGAGCATTAGCGCAGGGATTTTTTATGAAGCCTTAAACGAACTGGGCGATAGGAAATACCCCATGATCATGATTTTGAACGATAATGAAATGAGTATCAGCACGCCTATTGGAGCCTTATCCAAAGCCCTTAGCCAGCTGATGAAAGGCCCGTTTTACCAGTCTTTCCGCTCTAAAGTTAAAAAAATCTTAAGC is a genomic window of Helicobacter pylori oki112 containing:
- the fliF gene encoding flagellar basal-body MS-ring/collar protein FliF, producing the protein MDLKVLLQRIVDFFIKLNKKQKIALIAAGVLITALLVFLLLYPFKEKDYAQGGYGVLFEGLDSSDNALILQHLQQNQIPYKVSKDDTILIPKDKVYEERITLASQGIPKTSKVGFEIFDTKDFGATDFDQNIKLIRAIEGELSRTIESLNPILKANVHIAIPKDSVFVAKEVPPSASVMLKLKPDMKLSPTQILGIKNLIAAAVPKLTIENVKIVNENGESIGEGDILENSKELALEQLHYKQNFENILENKIVNILAPIVGGKNKVVARVNAEFDFSQKKSTKETFDPNNVVRSEQNLEEKKEGAPKKQVGGVPGVVSNIGPVQGLKDNKEPEKYEKSQNTTNYEVGKTISEIKGEFGTLVRLNAAVVVDGRYKIALKDGANALEYEPLSDESLKKINALVKQAIGYNQNRGDDVAVSNFEFNPMAPLLDNATLSEKIMHKTQKILGSFTPLIKYILVFIVLFIFYKKVIVPFSERMLEVVPDEDKEVKSMFEEMDEEEDELNKLGDLRKKVEDQLGLNATFSEEEVRYEIILEKIRGTLKERPDEIATLFKLLIKDEISSDSAKG
- the fliH gene encoding flagellar assembly protein FliH, yielding MSLNSRKNLIQKDHLNKHDIQKYEFKSMVNLPPKTNPNGASLETPNPQEPLEKKAIENDLIDCLLKKTDELSSHLVKLQMQFEKAQEESKALIENAKNDGYKIGFKEGEEKMRNELTHSVNEEKNQLLHAITALDEKMKKSQDHLMALEKELSAIAIDIAKEVILKEVEDNSQKVALALAEELLKNVLDATDIHLKVNPLDYPYLNERLQNASKIKLESNEAISKGGVMITSSNGSLDGNLMERFKTLKESVLENFKV
- the fliG gene encoding flagellar motor switch protein FliG, which produces MATKLTPKQKAQLDELSMSEKIAILLIQVGEDTTGEILRHLDIDSITEISKQIVQLNGTDKQIGAAVLEEFFAIFQSNQYINTGGLEYARELLTRTLGSEEARKVMDKLTKSLQTQKNFAYLGKIKPQQLADFIINEHPQTIALILAHMEAPNAAETLSYFPDEMKAEISIRMANLGEISPQVVKRVSTVLENKLESLTSYKIEVGGLRAVAEIFNRLGQKSAKTTLARIESVDNKLAGAIKEMMFTFEDIAKLDNFAIREILKVADKKDLSLALKTSTQDLTDKFLNNMSSRAAEQFVEEMQYLGAVKIKDVDVAQRKIIEIVQSLQEKGVIQTGEEEDVIE